The window CTCCTCGGGGTCAAAGCGGGCCACCAGGAGGGTGTTCTTGGCCTCGCCGCTTTTGACCACCTTGGTCTTGGGGTCCATGGGGTAGGCGAGGACGAAGGGGTCCCCCGGCTTGAGCTCCTCGAGGCGGATGGGCTTGGGCTCCCCGCCCCCCTGGGCGTAGACCAGGATGTCCCCGGGCTTCAAAGGCTCCTTCTCGGGGGTCACCTCCTCCCGGGGCCTGAGGCTTGCCCCCACGTAGAAGGCGGAGACCAGGGAGAGGCCGATGCCGGTGCCGATGACCGTCTTCAGGAAAAGCCGCCTACGGGATTGGCGCAAGCGGACTTCGCGCTCGTCCATGCTTCACCTCACCAGGGAAACTCGCTCTTCTCCTCCTCGGTGATCACCTCTTCCCGGCCGAAGAAGCGGCGGTAGATCCCGAAGAGGGCCGCCACCACCAGGCTGATGGACCCGAAGATGAGGCCCTGGAGCCAGGTGGGGTTGTGCCCGGTCTGGGCGGCGTAGACGAGAAGCCGCACGAAAAAGCCGGAAAGGGCGGTGAGGAGGAGGACCAGGATGACGCCCGCGGCCACGGGGGCGGTGGAGGGGGTGGGAAAGTGGCGGCCCGGGCGGAGCTCTATACCCTCAAGCCAGTAGGAGACCAAGCCCATGAGCCCGTAGAGAAGCAGGACCGCCCCGAAGGCCATGAGCCCGATCTGGCCCACGGAAAGCTCCTGGGGGACGTGGCCCAGGAGGCGGGCGATGTGGCGGCCGTCCAGGTAGGCGGCGTAGAAGAGGCCGGCCGCCAGGATCAGGGCAAAGGTGGGCAGGATGGGGTCGTTGCGGTACATCCTCCCTCCTTTACTCCACGGGGCCGAAGCTGTTGCCGAAGCTGTTGCGGATGTAGGTGGCCACGGCGATGAGCTCCTCCTCGCTGAAGTTGGCCCCCACGGCGGGCATGGCCCCACGGCCGTTCTTGACGATGTCAAGGATCATCTGGGCGTCCTGGAGGTTGGGGTTGCCCGCCAGGGCGGGGAAGGCGGGGGGCATGCCCTGGCCGTTCGCCTGGTGGCAGGCGGCGCAGTTCGCCTCGTAGATGGCCTTGCCCTTCTCCATGAGGGCGGGGTCCACCCCCGCGGGCGCCGCCGCCTCCTGGCCACCCCCGTGGGCCTGGGCCTCCTGGGCGGGCGGGGCCACCTCCTCCGCGATCCGCTCCGCGGCCGGAGAGAGGGCGAAGTAGCTCCAGATGCCGCCCAGCACCACCACGGCGGCCACGGCGTACCAGAGGGGGTTGAAGCGGGGGGTTTCCACGGGGAGCTCCGGCTCGCCCACGTGCATGCGGAGCTCCACCTCCCCCGCCACCTCGCCCCCCTCGTCCACGCCGAGGACGAGGACGTCGGGGTAGTTATTGACGGTGAAGGGGATGACCCGGATCTCCTGGCCTCCGCCGCGGAAGTGGGTCACCACCCTCAGGGTGTGCTCCCCGTCGGGGAGGTTCCGGGTGTCCAGCTTCCACCGATAGGGGGGCTCTTTCAGCACGGCGACAGGCTCCGTCCCCTGGTCCAGGTAGACTTCAATACGGTCTACGATCATCTCGCCTCCCTCTCGTGAAAAGGGGCGCAAGACCCCACCTCACCACTATACGACCCCTCGGCCAAGGACAGATGTCCCGTCACGGGGCGAGGAGGGCGGCAAGCCGCTCCACGCTCCGCCGCACCCCCTCGGGGCCGCCCACCACCTCCAAGGCGGCCGTGCCGGAAAACCCCCGGAGGAAGGGGGCAAGCCCCTCCCAGGGGACGCGCCCCGAGCCCACGGGGAGGTGGTCGTCCCGCCGCCCGTGGTTGTCGTGGAGGTGGAGGTGGAGAAGCCGGTCCCCCAGGGCCTCGAGGTAGCGGAAAGGCCCCTTGGGCCCGAGCTCCACCAGGGCGTGCCCCACGTCCAGGCAGAACCCGAAGTGGGGGTGGCGCTCCAGAAGGCGGCGGAGTTCCTCCGGACCCCGGACGAGGTCCTGCTCCCAGAGGGCCAGGTTCTCCAGGGCCACGGGGATGGGCGGGTCGCGGAGGAGGGCGAGGGTCTCCTCCAGGGCCTCCCAGGCAAGCCGCTCCGCCACGGGGTGGCGCACGGGGATGAGGCCCGTGTGCAGCACCCCCACCTTCGCCCCCAAGGCCTCCCCGAACTCCAGGGCCCGGAGAAGCCGCTCCTGGGAGAGCTTGCGGACGCTCGGGATGAGGCTCGCCGGGTTCAGCTCCACGAAGGGGAGGTGGAGGGTGAAGCCCACGCCCAAGGCCTCCCCCGTGGCCCTAAGCTCCCGCGCCCCCGGAAGGGGAAAGGCTTCGTGGAGGTCGTAGGCCACCTCCAGGTCCAGGCCGAGCTCCGCCGCCAAGGGAAAGGCGGCCTCGTAGTCCAGCTCCGCGTTGAAGGGGGTAAAGCCGAGGCGCATCCTTCCCATGCTACCCCTTATAGGGCTCCAAGGCCTCGGGGAGGTGGTAGACCACGAGCTTGCCCACGTGCCGCTTCTCCAAAAAGGCGGCCTGGGCCTCCGGGAGCCGTTCCAAGGGCCAGACCCCGGCCACCACGGGGGAGAGCCTTCCCTCCTCCACGGAGCGCACCAGGCGGCGGAGGATCTCGGGAGGGACGAGGCCGGAGCCCCTAAGGGTGAGGTTGCGGAGGTAGAGGTCCCTCAGGTCCAGGTCCGCCTTGGGTCCGGCGATGGCCCCCGAGGTCACGTAGGCGCCGCCGGGGCGCAGGGCCTCGAGGAGGGCGGGGAACAGGGAACCCCCCACCACGTCGGCCACGGCGTCCACGTGGGGCCTCCCCGGGGCGGCCTCCAGGGCCTTTGGGAGGTTTCCGGGGCTCCGGGGAAGGCAGACGTCCGCCCCCAAAGCCCTCAGGGCCTCGTGCTTTTCCGGGCTCGCCAGGGCCACCACCCGGGCCTTGCGCAGCTTGGCCAGCTGGACCAGGAAGACCCCCACCCCGGCGCGCTCCAGCATCCCCTCCGCCGTGGTCCCGGAGCAGGCCAAGGTGGCGAGGGCCACGCTGGGAAGGGGGCTTTCCACGGGAACGACGTTCGCCTCGGGCACCACGCAGTGGTCGGCGAAGCCGCCGTCCACCTCGGAGCCCACGTAGCGGGCCTTCATGGGGTTCCAGGGCTCCTCGGGGTCGCGGATCCAGTTGTCCACCACCACCCTGCGGCCCAGCAGCCTGGGGTCCGCCCCCTCCCCCACCCGGTCCACCACCCCCACGATGTCCGAGCCCTGGATGAGGGGGAAGCGGACCCGGCCGGACCAGGTGCCCACCTCCACCCCGAAGCCCTCCCCCTGGGTGGGGGCCTGGACCTCCCGGGCGTACCGGCCCACCCGGGTGTTCACGTCCACGGTGTTCAGGCCGCAGGCGTGGACGCGGACCTCTTTGGGGCCGGGCTCGGGGATGGGCCAGCCGGTGACGAAGCGGTGGCGGTCTAAGCCTCCGTGGCCGGTGAGGAGAAAGGCCCGCATCACCGCATCGCCTCCGCCTTCCGCTGGGCCTCCTCCAGGGCCTTTCGCGGGGGAACCCCGCCCTTGAGGCTCCGCTCCAGGGCCTCGGCGAGGACGCGGGCCCAGGCGGAGAACTGGGAAAGACGGGGGCGCTCCTGGGCGTGGGCGACCTGCTCAAAGGCCACCTTGCGGAAGGGGTTCTCCCGGTAGAAGCCCTCGAGGAGGGGGAGGGCGCTTTTGCGCAGGGGCACGTAGTAGCTCGCCTCCACCCAGCGGGCCACGTTCTCCGGCTCCATGAGGTACTTCCAGAAGGCCACCGCCCCCCGCACCTGGGCCTCGGAGGCCCCCTTCAGGACCACGAGCTGGGCCCCGCCCATGGGCACCTTCCCTCCCTCCTCCCGGGGCACGGGGGCCACCCCCAGGGCGAAGGCGAAGGAGAAGTTCTCGGCGGCGGGCCAGTTGGCGATGGAGGCCATGACCATCATCCCCTTGGTGCGCACGAAGTCCAGCTGGGCGAAGGTGGCCTCGGCCATGCTGCGCACGGAAAGGGCCCCGGCCTCCTTGAGGCGGTAGAGCATCTCCAAGGCGGCCACGGCCTCCCTGGAGGTGAAGTTGGGCCGGTCGTCCTGCACCAGGCTTCCCCCCCGGCTCGTCACCATGGCCTCAAAGAGCCAGGCATGGGGGTCGGTGACGAAGATGAAGCCCTTGGCGGCGCGGGAGGTGAGGGCGAGGGCGGTCCTTTCAAAGGCCCGCCAGTCCCGGGGGGCCTCGAGGCCCTTCGCCCGGAACACGTCCAGGTTGTAGAAGAGGACCGGGGTGGAGGTGTTGAAGGGGAGGCCAAAGCGCCTCCCCCCCACCACCCCGTAGTTCCAGGCGGGCGCGAAGAGGTCGGCCACGAAACCGGGGTCCAGGTCCAGGTAGGCCTCCAGGGGAAGGGCCTGCCCCTCGGCCACGAGGCGGGGGAAGAAGGAGAGCTCCGCCTGGAAGAGGACGGGGCCGCTCCCCGCCCGGAGGGCGGCCACCAGCTTGGTCTCCGCCTCTTCGTAGGTCCCCTGGTACCGGGGAAGGACCCGGTAGCGGTCCTGCCGGGCGTTGAACTCCTGGGCGAAGGCGGCGATGAGCCTCCCCGCCGGGCCGTCCATGGCGTGCCAGAAGGGCACGTCCACCTGGGCGAAGGCGGAAAGGCCCAGAAGCGCCAAGGGAAGAAGCTTCCGCATGGCCCGGATTCTACTACCCTTCTCGGCTACAATGGGAGGGTCTCGGCTACAATGGGAGGGTATGGCCGCTTCCCACGCCCTCAAGCCCATCCTGGAGCTTCTCCCCGAGGAGCTTCCCGGCGAGGGCTACCGCAGGGCCCAGATCGCCCACTGGCTCTATGCCAAAGGGGCGCGGGACTTCTCGGAGATGACCGACCTGCCCAAGGCCCTGCGGGAGGCCTTGGCGCGGGAGTGGCGCCTCTCCGAGTTCAGCCTGGTCCAGGCCTTCCCGAGCCAAGACGGAAGCGTCAAGTACCTCTTCACCCTTCTGGACGGCAAGAAGACCGAGGCCGTCTACATGCCCTACGAGAACCGGAAGACCGTCTGCCTCTCCACCATGGTGGGGTGCCCGGCGGGGTGCACCTTCTGCGCCACCGGGGCTTTGGGCTTCGGGCGGAACCTCACCGCGGCGGAGATCCTGGACCAGCTCCTCACCATCGCCTACCACCAGGGCCTCTCCCCCAGGGAGATCCGGAACGTGGTCCTGATGGGGATGGGGGAGCCCCTCCTCAACCTGAGGAACGTCCTCAAGGCGGTCCGGATCATGCTGCACAAGAAGGCCCTTGCCCTAAGCCCCAGGCGCGTCACCCTCTCCACCGTGGGCATCCCCAAGGGGATCTACCGCCTCGCCGAGGAAGACCTCGGGGTGCGGCTCGCCCTCTCCCTCCACGCCCCGGACGACGAGACCCGCAGGAAAATCATCCCCACCGCCCACCGCTACCCCATCGCCGAGATCATGGAGGCCGTGCGCCACTACCACGCCAAGACCAAGCGGCGGGTCACCTTTGAGTACACCCTCCTCAAAGGGGTGAACGACCACCTCTGGCAGGCCAGGCTCCTCGCCAAGCTCCTCAAGGGCCTGAGCGCCCACGTGAACCTCATCCCCTTCAACCCCTGGGAAGGGGCCCCGGTGGTGGGGACGCCCAGGGCGGGCGTCCTGGCCTTCGCCGAGGAGCTAAAGCGCCTCGGCGTCCCCACCTCCATAAGGTGGAGCCGGGGCCAGGACGTGGGGGCGGCCTGCGGCCAGCTCGCCCTGAAGGTCCCCCGGCCCCTGACCCTCACACCGCTTCCAGGAGGCGCCGGGCGATGACCAGCTTCAGGATCTCGCTCGTCCCCTCGCCGATGCGGGTCAGGCGGGCGTCCCGCCAATAGCGCTCCACGGGGTAGTCCTTGACGTACCCGTACCCCCCCAGGATCTGGATGGCCTCGTCGCAGGCCTTCACCGCCGCCTCGCTGGCGAAGAGCTTGGCCTGGGCGGCCTCGAGGGTAAAGGGCCTTCCCGCGTCCTTGAGCTCCGCCGCCTTGAGGTAGAGGAGCCTCGCCGCCTCCAGCTCCGTGGCCGCCTCCGCGAGCTTGAAGGAGACCCCCTCAAACTCGGCGATGGGCCTGCCGAAGGCCTCCCGCCCCTTGGCGTACGCCAGGGCGTAGTCCAAGGCGGCCTGGCCCAGGCCCACGGCCATGGCGGCGATGCCGATCCTGCCCCCGTCCAGCACCCTTAAGACGTCGTAGAAGCCTTTTCCCCGCTCGCCCAAAAGGGCCTCCTCGGGCACGAAGAGGTCCTCCAGGATTAGCTGCGCCGTGTCCGAGGCGGTGAGGCCAAGCTTCTCCTCCTTCCGCCCCACCTTTAGCCCCCGCTCGGGGCGGAAGAAGGCGAAGGCGGAGATGCCCTGGTGCTTCCGCTCGGGGCTTGGAGGGGGGTCGGTGCGGGCCATGACGACGTAGACCCCGGCCACGCTCCCTTGGGTGATGAACTGCTTGGTGCCGTTGAGCCGCCACCCCCCCTCCACCTTCTCCGCCTTGGTCTTGAGGGCGGCGGCGTCCGAGCCCGAGCCGGGCTCCGTGAGGCCCCAGGCCCCCAGGGCCTCCCCCGAGGCGAGCTTGGGAAGGAAGGCCTCCTTCTGCGCTTCGCTCCCCGCGAGGAGGATGTGCCCCGTGGCCAGGGAGTTGTGGCTCGCCACGGTGAGGGCGAGGGCGCCGTCGTAATAGGCGATGGCCTCCACCATGCGGGCGAAAAGCCTGGTGGAAAGCCCCGCACCCCCGTAGGCCTCAGGCACCAGCGCCCCGAAGACGCCGAACTCGGCGAGCTTCCGCACCAGGTCCCAAGGGAAGGCCCCCGTCCGGTCCCGCTCCGCCGCCCCCGGGGCCACCTCCGCCTTTAGGAACTCCCGAAAAGGCCCCAGGACCTGCCGCTCCTCCGCGCCTTCCTCAAACCAGAGGCCCATGGGGGCATTATATAACTCCCAAACGACCGCCTGCAAAAAAGCGTCAGGTTTAAGGCCCCCGCCTCCCCGCCCGTGAGCCCCCGGGAACCCGCCGCGGTGGGGTACCTAGACCACGACCCCCGGGGCGTGCCAGCCGGCGTAGGCGTAAAACCGGCCCCGCTCCCCCCGCAGGTAGGCCCTCAGGGGCTCGAGGAGGGGGAGGTGCCCCTTGAGCCTCTCC of the Thermus thermophilus HB8 genome contains:
- a CDS encoding DUF1129 domain-containing protein, producing MYRNDPILPTFALILAAGLFYAAYLDGRHIARLLGHVPQELSVGQIGLMAFGAVLLLYGLMGLVSYWLEGIELRPGRHFPTPSTAPVAAGVILVLLLTALSGFFVRLLVYAAQTGHNPTWLQGLIFGSISLVVAALFGIYRRFFGREEVITEEEKSEFPW
- a CDS encoding QcrA and Rieske domain-containing protein — encoded protein: MDEREVRLRQSRRRLFLKTVIGTGIGLSLVSAFYVGASLRPREEVTPEKEPLKPGDILVYAQGGGEPKPIRLEELKPGDPFVLAYPMDPKTKVVKSGEAKNTLLVARFDPEELAPEVAQHAAEGVVAYSAVCTHLGCIVSQWVADEEAALCPCHGGVYDLRHGAQVIAGPPPRPVPQLPVRVEDGVLVAAGEFLGPVGVQASAGAYTWRV
- a CDS encoding acyl-CoA dehydrogenase family protein, translated to MGLWFEEGAEERQVLGPFREFLKAEVAPGAAERDRTGAFPWDLVRKLAEFGVFGALVPEAYGGAGLSTRLFARMVEAIAYYDGALALTVASHNSLATGHILLAGSEAQKEAFLPKLASGEALGAWGLTEPGSGSDAAALKTKAEKVEGGWRLNGTKQFITQGSVAGVYVVMARTDPPPSPERKHQGISAFAFFRPERGLKVGRKEEKLGLTASDTAQLILEDLFVPEEALLGERGKGFYDVLRVLDGGRIGIAAMAVGLGQAALDYALAYAKGREAFGRPIAEFEGVSFKLAEAATELEAARLLYLKAAELKDAGRPFTLEAAQAKLFASEAAVKACDEAIQILGGYGYVKDYPVERYWRDARLTRIGEGTSEILKLVIARRLLEAV
- a CDS encoding sugar phosphate isomerase/epimerase family protein yields the protein MRLGFTPFNAELDYEAAFPLAAELGLDLEVAYDLHEAFPLPGARELRATGEALGVGFTLHLPFVELNPASLIPSVRKLSQERLLRALEFGEALGAKVGVLHTGLIPVRHPVAERLAWEALEETLALLRDPPIPVALENLALWEQDLVRGPEELRRLLERHPHFGFCLDVGHALVELGPKGPFRYLEALGDRLLHLHLHDNHGRRDDHLPVGSGRVPWEGLAPFLRGFSGTAALEVVGGPEGVRRSVERLAALLAP
- a CDS encoding ABC transporter substrate-binding protein; amino-acid sequence: MRKLLPLALLGLSAFAQVDVPFWHAMDGPAGRLIAAFAQEFNARQDRYRVLPRYQGTYEEAETKLVAALRAGSGPVLFQAELSFFPRLVAEGQALPLEAYLDLDPGFVADLFAPAWNYGVVGGRRFGLPFNTSTPVLFYNLDVFRAKGLEAPRDWRAFERTALALTSRAAKGFIFVTDPHAWLFEAMVTSRGGSLVQDDRPNFTSREAVAALEMLYRLKEAGALSVRSMAEATFAQLDFVRTKGMMVMASIANWPAAENFSFAFALGVAPVPREEGGKVPMGGAQLVVLKGASEAQVRGAVAFWKYLMEPENVARWVEASYYVPLRKSALPLLEGFYRENPFRKVAFEQVAHAQERPRLSQFSAWARVLAEALERSLKGGVPPRKALEEAQRKAEAMR
- a CDS encoding alcohol dehydrogenase family protein, with product MRAFLLTGHGGLDRHRFVTGWPIPEPGPKEVRVHACGLNTVDVNTRVGRYAREVQAPTQGEGFGVEVGTWSGRVRFPLIQGSDIVGVVDRVGEGADPRLLGRRVVVDNWIRDPEEPWNPMKARYVGSEVDGGFADHCVVPEANVVPVESPLPSVALATLACSGTTAEGMLERAGVGVFLVQLAKLRKARVVALASPEKHEALRALGADVCLPRSPGNLPKALEAAPGRPHVDAVADVVGGSLFPALLEALRPGGAYVTSGAIAGPKADLDLRDLYLRNLTLRGSGLVPPEILRRLVRSVEEGRLSPVVAGVWPLERLPEAQAAFLEKRHVGKLVVYHLPEALEPYKG
- the rlmN gene encoding 23S rRNA (adenine(2503)-C(2))-methyltransferase RlmN, which produces MAASHALKPILELLPEELPGEGYRRAQIAHWLYAKGARDFSEMTDLPKALREALAREWRLSEFSLVQAFPSQDGSVKYLFTLLDGKKTEAVYMPYENRKTVCLSTMVGCPAGCTFCATGALGFGRNLTAAEILDQLLTIAYHQGLSPREIRNVVLMGMGEPLLNLRNVLKAVRIMLHKKALALSPRRVTLSTVGIPKGIYRLAEEDLGVRLALSLHAPDDETRRKIIPTAHRYPIAEIMEAVRHYHAKTKRRVTFEYTLLKGVNDHLWQARLLAKLLKGLSAHVNLIPFNPWEGAPVVGTPRAGVLAFAEELKRLGVPTSIRWSRGQDVGAACGQLALKVPRPLTLTPLPGGAGR
- a CDS encoding c-type cytochrome; the encoded protein is MIVDRIEVYLDQGTEPVAVLKEPPYRWKLDTRNLPDGEHTLRVVTHFRGGGQEIRVIPFTVNNYPDVLVLGVDEGGEVAGEVELRMHVGEPELPVETPRFNPLWYAVAAVVVLGGIWSYFALSPAAERIAEEVAPPAQEAQAHGGGQEAAAPAGVDPALMEKGKAIYEANCAACHQANGQGMPPAFPALAGNPNLQDAQMILDIVKNGRGAMPAVGANFSEEELIAVATYIRNSFGNSFGPVE